TGGAGCTAACCAGGCATTAAACTGGAAGCCGCGTAACTATGATGGAAAGTTTAAGGGACCAATGACTTTTAGAGAATCTCTTGAATTCAGTCGAAATATTCCAACTATTAAGATAGCACTTGATTTGGGAATGAATAAAATATTTAATTACCTTGATCGTATTAACTTTCATGCAGATATGCCTAATGATATGTCTATCTCACTTGGGTCTTTCGGTGTTACGCTTTTAGAAATGATCCGTGCATACTCAATTTTTCCAAATGGTGGGAAGAAGGTTCTTCCTAAATCAATTATTTCAATTACCGATCGTAATGGAAAAGAGTATTTCTTCCAGGATGACTTTGCGACACAGTCTAAGCTTGAATTAGAAAAGCTTGCAAAGGAATCTAAAAATTTGAATCAAACAGATAATGTCCGAGAAAAGGAAAGTGATTCACATAATGAATTTGAAAAAGAAGCCGTTAATCCATATCTATTAAACCTAGATGAGGAACAAGTATATGACCCAAGGTTGGCCTATATAATGACAAACCTTCTTAAAGGTGTTGTTCATAATGGGACGGGAAGACGTGCTCTTAGTGTAAGCCAGTTCTTAGGTGGTAAGACAGGAACGACAAGTAGTTATGTCGATGCTTGGTTCTTAGGTTTTTCTCAAAATATCGTTACAGGTGTTTGGACTGGTATGGATGATAACCAGACAATGGGTTGGCCTGAAACAGGTACTAAAGCCTCAATGCCTATTTGGAAATCATATATGCAACGTTCAATTCAAATTTACGGTGAAAGAGACTTCCAAATGCCTACTGGTATTGTAAACGTTTCAATCGATAAGAAGACAGGGGAGCTAGCAAAAGGCTCTGGACCAAAGTTTTTGGAAAGTTTTGTTGAAGGAACTGAACCTGGATCTAATTCTAAGAATAACTTCTTTAAAAAAGAGGAAAATAGTCAAGAAACGGGTGCAATTCTTGAAGATGATGATTTCTTTAACAATTAATCAAAATATGTAGTAAATTTTTCGATATTTTCTCCGAGAAGACTAAAGAATAGTTGGTTTCTCGGAGACACTTTGGAATTAGTTCATAAAAGCCATAGAACATATATCTACTTAGCAATAGCAATATCGCTAGTTATACATATTTCTTTGATGCCTTCAAAGCTAACGTCTTTTTCATTGTCGCTTACGAAGTCGCAAGAGGATAAAAAGCCTGAGCGTATTCGTCTGAGATTGAATAGAGAAAAACCGCGCCAAATTGTTACAGCTGCTAAGACTAATCAAGAGTTAGCGGATAATGCCAAATATTTAAGTGAAACTAATAATAAAGTAGATCGTGAAACGAAGGCCAAAGAGATCGCTTCTTTCAATATAGGCGGTGTTGGTAATTCCAAAATCGACCAGAAAAAGCAAGGTTCAAAATCAAAGAAGAAAGAGCAACGTAAGGTGACAAAATCTAAGTCCGGTAGAATTAGTTTTGAGGACTTTGCAGTTGCACAGAATTCTCCACTTGAGAAAGATCAAAACCTAGTTAAGGGGACAAAGACTGGTAGCAAGAATCATCGAGGTATTGCTAGCTCAAATGACCATCTTGAAGATGTAAAGTTAGGTGACTTCACTAAGCTTAATACTGTCGAGTATAAGTATTATGGTTTTTACTTTAGAATAAAGCAGCAGTTAGAGCAGCATTGGGGATCAACTCTACGTCAAAAAATGGAGTCTTTATACCGTCAGAATCGTCGTGGCCCTGCGGGAGAAAAATTTCTAACTAATGTACGTGTTGTCCTTGATAATGATGGCAAAATCATTAATGTAATCGTTAATGGAACTTCTGGTGTGAAAGAATTAGATGATGCCGCAGTTGAGGCCTTTAATAAAGCTGGCCCATTTCCTAACCCACCATCTGGCCTAGTTAAAAATGGTCACGCTAATATTGATTGGGGCTTTGCTGTTACAAAGAACTAAGGTTTAGTGCTTTGTATTTCCTTTAAGCATTTTTTTTATATTGTTAATACCTTCCATAAGAACGTAATCAGTCCAAACTTGATCTAGTTCTTTAATCGTCTCTACGATTTTGATAGCGGCTTGGTCGTAAGAGATACGATCAGTTTCTGCTAATTGTTGAATGGCATTTGAAATAGCTGCAATAGCAGACGAGTTACATGCTTGGTTTAGTCTATCCTCATAAGTAGTATCGATCTTCTTTTCTTTACCCTTGATGATTGCCGTATTGATTAGCTGAATAGATTCTTGATTATGCATTTAATACCTGTCTCTATTTATTGATGAACATTGGAGAATGCGAGTATGAAGCCTGAGTAGGACTTCGTAAAGGAAAAAATTGGTCAATTGAAAATATTTTTAGGTGAGAAATTTGTAAGTTACTGAAATAAAAAAATGCCCTCTTTTTGAGGGCATATGTAAGAATATGAAATAGATTTTATTTTATTTATTCTTGACAAAGGCTTTCGTACTCTTCGTTTGAAAGAAGGTCTGAAAGTTCATCTTGATTAGACATTTTAACCTTAATCATCCAAGACTCATACGGCTCAGAGTTAAGGTTATCTGGTGAATCTGGAAGCTCTTCGTTGATTTCTGTAATTGTTCCTGAAATTGGAATATAAAGATCACTCGCTGACTTAATTGATTCTACAACACCAAAAGTATCATCTTTAGAGAATTCTTGACCCACTTCTGGTAGCTCAACAAATACGATATCTCCTAGAGAGTTCTGTGCAAAATCAGTAATACCAACAGTTAAGATATCACCTTCAATCTTTGCCCACTCGTGTTCTTTTGTATATTTAAGATCAGTTGGAATATTAGTCATTATTTGTGCCCTCCGGTAACAAATGGTTTTGTATGATAGTTTGAATCTATTACATTCTTTCGAATTTGTATTCTAAATTTCTTATTTTCAGGAAATAAATCACGCTTCACTAGTCCTAGGCAAATTCCTTGTGAGTTAGTCACAGACATTGTTCCACTAGTTACAATACCAATGACTTGATCTTGGTCATTTAGGATCTCATAACCTTCTCTAGGGATCCCCTTGTCAATAGAGAGCTTAACGAGTCTGTGGGTTGGTGTTATTTCCTGTAGAGCATTCTTACCAATGAAGTTTTCTTTGTTTAGCTTTACTGTCCATTTAAGGGCCGAGTCTAGTGGAGTTAACTCATCATTTAATTCGTGGCCGTATAAAGGGTAACAAACTTCTAGCCTTAGAACATCACGTGAAGCAAGACCACATGGAGTTACTTCTGCACTAAGAAGTTCTGACCAAAGTTTTTGGATTGTTTCATGTGAACCAAATACTTCAAATCCATCTTCACCAGTATAGCCTGTTCTTGCCGTAATTACGTGTGCACCCTTCCACGTACTTTCGTATGCTGAGTAATAAGCAGCGCTTGTTACAGAGTCAAAGCCAAGTTTAGATAAAACTTCTTCAGTCTTAGGGCCTTGAATAGCAAGTAAAGAATAGTCTTCTGATTGGTTAGTTAGTTCAATATTGAAACCTTCCGTTTTTGAAGAAATCCAATTCCAATCTTTATTGATATTAGCAGCATTTACACAGATCAATACCTTTTGATCTTCTAATTTATATGCAATTAGATCATCAATGACAGTTCCATCTTCACGACAAAGTGGCGAGTAAACAGCTTTGCCTGTTTCAGCATTCGTAAAGTCGTTAGTAATAATATAATCAACGAATCTTATAGCATCTGGACCTGTTACGAAGAATTCACCCATATGAGAAACATCGAAAACACCGATGTTATTTCTTACGGCTTCAACTTCAGCTTTTACGCCAGCATACTGAATCGGCATTTCATAACCTGCAAAGTCTGCCATTTTTGCCTTAAGGTCGCGATGCGCCTGTGTAAGTGATGTTTGTTTCATAAATATCCTTAGGTTTTACTTTTTAGCGGCGCTAATTAAATTCTGTGAGACACTGAAAATAGTCATAGGACCAATTCCTTTGGGAACCGGAGTAATGGCCGCTAATTGATCTTTAATATTTTCAAAATCACAATCACCGCAGAGCTTGCCTTCATTGCTTCGATTGATTCCAACGTCAAAGACAACTTGAGATTGATCGTTTCTAAAATATTCTTTTGTAAAGAGCTTTGGTGAACCAATTGC
The DNA window shown above is from Bacteriovorax sp. BAL6_X and carries:
- a CDS encoding energy transducer TonB — encoded protein: MPSKLTSFSLSLTKSQEDKKPERIRLRLNREKPRQIVTAAKTNQELADNAKYLSETNNKVDRETKAKEIASFNIGGVGNSKIDQKKQGSKSKKKEQRKVTKSKSGRISFEDFAVAQNSPLEKDQNLVKGTKTGSKNHRGIASSNDHLEDVKLGDFTKLNTVEYKYYGFYFRIKQQLEQHWGSTLRQKMESLYRQNRRGPAGEKFLTNVRVVLDNDGKIINVIVNGTSGVKELDDAAVEAFNKAGPFPNPPSGLVKNGHANIDWGFAVTKN
- the gcvH gene encoding glycine cleavage system protein GcvH, which gives rise to MTNIPTDLKYTKEHEWAKIEGDILTVGITDFAQNSLGDIVFVELPEVGQEFSKDDTFGVVESIKSASDLYIPISGTITEINEELPDSPDNLNSEPYESWMIKVKMSNQDELSDLLSNEEYESLCQE
- the gcvT gene encoding glycine cleavage system aminomethyltransferase GcvT translates to MKQTSLTQAHRDLKAKMADFAGYEMPIQYAGVKAEVEAVRNNIGVFDVSHMGEFFVTGPDAIRFVDYIITNDFTNAETGKAVYSPLCREDGTVIDDLIAYKLEDQKVLICVNAANINKDWNWISSKTEGFNIELTNQSEDYSLLAIQGPKTEEVLSKLGFDSVTSAAYYSAYESTWKGAHVITARTGYTGEDGFEVFGSHETIQKLWSELLSAEVTPCGLASRDVLRLEVCYPLYGHELNDELTPLDSALKWTVKLNKENFIGKNALQEITPTHRLVKLSIDKGIPREGYEILNDQDQVIGIVTSGTMSVTNSQGICLGLVKRDLFPENKKFRIQIRKNVIDSNYHTKPFVTGGHK